The Rhinolophus sinicus isolate RSC01 linkage group LG07, ASM3656204v1, whole genome shotgun sequence genomic interval AATCGAAAAGAGCttcattagtttattttctccaaagattaggcagaggggagggggcacTAAGTGCTGTTAGTTCAACTGTTTATATTAGGGAGACAGATTGAATGAACCCTGTTCTTACTGGGTTCCGCCAAGCAGCATAACGTTGCATTTTAGTCTGTGATACCAGAAAGTTTGTGATGCTTTAGACACTAGAACATTGATCTGATCTTAggctcttaattttaaaaaccaagtagagaaaaaaaagtttcgtGTATGGACTGAAAAGATATACATCCCTTCTTTATCCTTATCGCCAAAGTTAGTCAGCGATAGATCTTGAAGAAATATTCTCTAAATTCCAATGGAAATACTCAACTCTGGCTTAATGTATAGTCCTCATTCTCATCTCTTGcatgttagaaaaaaatacctCCACAGTGTGGATGGGTGTTAGCATGGATTGATGATTAAGGGTTTCAGCTAGGTTCTCAATGCTGCTTTGCAGTCTTCTCCCTATCCCTAGTCAGCTCACTTGTCTGCTTCCAAATCTTGCCTCTGTACCATATTCATTTTCCTCGTTCTTAGCAGTAATATAGCTTCCCACTTCTCAGTGAAAAGAGAGGACATCAAGTATTATATCCCTTCCTCGCTTATCTTACTGTATTGTATTTTCATAatcttccttccctttgctttcttAAGAAAAGCAAACTAATTCTCTACCTTTACTGGACATTCTCTCCAATCCTGCCTTCTGCAggacattttttcatttattctcatcTCTATAATATCAACATAAAAACATGCACAGGTCTCCACTATCTTAAAGTAATACCCTCTTCTCCATCTTGCAACCTGATTTAGTCTTTCACTCTGTTTCCCTTCCTTTACTGATTATGCTTTTAATTAAGAAGAGTTTTCTCTACTCATTGTTTCCGTTTCTTTTATTCCCATTCACTAAAGAAATTCTTACCACCTTTAATCTGATTTCTACAACCCATCCCTACCTTGCTTGAATCTCTGTATGTTTAACTTCTGTTGTTCATTCCTtccttaaaagttttttctttttacgatactgtttttcttatttttcttctacttatCTAAATGTTTTTTAGTCTTCTAGCtgtcttgtttttcatttatttgttccatTCAAATCCATAATACCTAGTGTTTCTCAAGATTCTGTTCTACTTTTGGCAACTGCAAAGCTGGGAAGATCCCAGTCTGGTTGAGGACATCAGATCTCATTGTCTTCTCAGCCCTTAGACTCTTTCCCCAAGACCTTCAATGAGAtggtttgatttaaaaaaaaaaaaaaaaaaatagatctgtCCGAAGCTCTCTTTTCACTCAATTCACTTTGTCTCGTCTTTTCCTGTGGCTTAAACTTTAGGTACCCAAATCTATGTATCTAGCGCAGACCTTTGAACACTGAGCCCTGTCCGTATTCAAAGACATCTAGTATCTTCACCAAGGGGTTCATCTGGCACCAATAAACTGAACATGTCAAAAACTGAACTCTCTCTTTTCTCCAGATCTACTCCCATCCTCTCTGATCTTagttattatgattattataatgGCCTCCTAAGTAGATTTCTTGCCTCTCCTCCCACCAATCATTCCCCCAAACTTCCAATTTACCTTTCTAAAATGCACATCTTATCAGGTCACTCCCTTGAGTCCTTCAGTGGCATCCCATCTAATAAGCACCAGATTCCTTAAGGGGACATAGGATGTTTCATGGCTTGATTCTTGACCTCCTTTCTTAACAGTCTCATAAGTCTGTTTTACATATACTTCACATGTCTGTTTCCCACACATTATACTCCTTGCCTTTACATGTACTATTACTGAAATGTTTTCCATCTTGTTCATGTGGTGATTCCTCATATTTCTGAAGATTATCTAAATGTTTCTTTCAAACATTCCCTCTGAAACCTTCTTTCCCCCAGTATGAAATTAAGGGTTCGCTCTTATATACTCTGATAGCACCTCTGTGTGCATTTATTATGAGTCTTATGATAAATGCTTTGTTTACTTGCGTGTCTTCACCTTCTAGACTCTGAACTCATTGAGTTGCTGGGCAGATTCAACTGGAATTCCCTCAACCATCGTTGCTCAAGTGAAAACCTCccccttaatttttttgttataaatcCATATAAGGATATTTGGAAAAAACACGTACATATCAGAAAAAAGTTTCTAAGTCTAATAGTGATCATTCtttcacatataaaaatactataaattacttctgttattttctagaaaaataaattctattttgttcgAAACACAAAATAAGTAATGAAAACAGGTCTCTAAAATCCCTTATTATAAACCCATTCTAAATATGTTAACACAGAAATTTATGGTATTTGAAAGCAATTTAAAGATCTGGAACGGTGAGTTGTAACTTTTCTGTCAGTTGAAAGTGTCCTAACAGACACTAAAATAATGCTTTCTGAACCTTCAGACATGGTCCTGTGGAGAGGTGGCAAATCAACTCTTGAGAAGGAATAGTACTAGGGATTAGGAGGGTAGAAAAGGTGAATGTAAGATAAATACAagtgaaggggggaaaaaaaacctagaGCATGAATCTTACTGAAAAATTGCCTCAGAACGATAACCAGGAGATGAATATGCCTTTCAAAACGCACCTTCTATAGGAAAGTATTCAAATTTTAACCTCATGTGCAGGGAAACTTTTTAAGATAAGTCACCCCGACCATGAATAAAAAGGTTCCTGGCCCATTCACAAAGGTCAGTAGATTCATCTTTTAATTCTTCAGCTGTGGTAATAATGTACCTCAAAAGAGAAATGGTGTCATAGATATTTCTAGTAATCAGAAAGTATTAGTACGTTTGATCGAATGTAAAAGCAATTAAGATGAAAGAAGTAagttctaaatcatttttttctgaataatgtTTGAAGCATGTTATTCATGAACATGATATAAACTTTGTCTTTCATTTGACTAACTTaaaaaattcatctttaaaacTATAGTCAACAAAGAAAGCCTATTTCTTTCCTGAATCTTTGATAGTGTCCCTTTGACATATTAGATTTAAATACAATGACTAAGAATTCTATCagtaatagatatttttattaaaaattattataagttGTGTATAAAACATGCTTTTTATTgtactattcttatttttttcatactctttaatgtttctttacattttatagataaactCATTGGAGTTCATTGCACTAATGGAATTAACAGAACAGGATACCTTATATGTAGGTAAGAATGATATGGGTggtagaggaaaattttaaaattcagcctcacttattttgtaaaattgaaatgatatttttattcagGTACCTTATCGATGTGGAAGGCTGGGATCCAGATACAGCAATTCAaggtatttttataaagtttagcTAAAATCAAGGACCAATGTTATAAAAACATCTAGTGCCGTGTAAATGAATATGCAgcaaaatatggataataatgcttttttcttattctaagttattttgttttaggGTTAGCACATTTTCcacttaatacattttaagtaGATTTTTACTATATCCCTTTacgaaaacaaacaagaaaactgtaAATTTTTAGAATCTTATCACTGCTGCTATAATAAATCAATTTGTTACATAATCTGCTAGTTGGTTAGAGAAATCTAAGGATCTTGTCACATAATTtatctcattaattttatttgatcAATATTCTTCATTGATTGCTTTTAGCTTTTGGTGAGGCCCGTGGTCATCAAATAGATGGATGTGTATACTTAGCGGATCTCAAAACGCAACCCATGAGAAGGTAAATTTTAAACCCTATTGTGAGTTGTATCTTATCCAAGGATCTTATTACTTTAGTAAAATTTCTCTCTTATCCTTTGCAGGTTTCTTAAAGTATAACCTTTGTTACAACTCTCATTGTTAAATatagaaactaaaaaagaatTCATTGATATATCATTAAGACAGTCTGATGGCCATAACTAATTTTTGTGTTCAATATATTCAGAAGTTTTGGAAAATTATCCTAAAGAATGTTAGTTACAAATCTTGCCATTGTATTTGTCAAAAATTCAGACTTTGTCATCTCCTAAATTTGGCCTCATAGTACATggcagaaattattttaaactgaaaaagttttaaatatatcaGTCAGTCACCTTTATCATAGAAGAGGCCCTTGGGGTGCCTCTTCTAGAATGGTAGTTTCTGAATTTGGCAATACAGCAGAATCAGCTAGAGAATGTTATAAAAAGACAGATTCCTAGGCCCCACCATATGAGCTACTAATTTAATAGGTTTAGTATCAGGGGAGAGGAATCAGGAATTTGACTTTTGAAAGCTTCTCAGGATTGGGAACCAATGTGCTAGACCATATAAATGATTAACCCTAATTCCTGGACTGCCATCAAGCTGAGTAAACTCAAAAATATCCCCCTAAGTAAATAAATGGTTGGCCTCCTTAGTGCAGCTGTCGATCATAATCTATGGATCTATGGTAATATTTTGAGATTGCCTTTTAGAAACAGCAGCATAGTGGATATTAAGCCACTATGTAAATAGTAAATAGATAAAAGATGCAGTTACTTCTTGAAGTCTATACTGTTTCATGATACTAAGACGATGTATCATAGAGGACTTTTTCTTTGGTGGGAAAAATCTATGTCCACGTTATTTAAAAACTGCAGCAAGCAAGTCACttggatataaattttaaaagatgggcTAGGATGCATCTCTAAGTGTTtaaacactgcctggcacattttGGGCACCTGAAAAATActtgctgaatggatgaatgagtgaattgatGACTGGTGCTGGAGCAAGGCATTCAACAGTGGAATTTTGTATGGTGAAAGTATGGGTCCTCAGAGAAGGTACATGGAAGAGTGGAGTTAGGGAAATCTGATGTTCAGTACTTGAATACCCCTGACCTTATTCCCACTCCCCCTTTATCTCTTCTATTAACCTTTCCTTATAGTGCCTGTTCCTTAAGCCCTTAATTTTTACGATCTCTTGGCCATTGGAGATAATGTTTACATCCTAACAGTTGAAAATCCTCTCAGATTTTACTTGACTGATTGACCTTTTACCTCATGGTTCTTAAGCTTCATTCTTTCCACTAAAGCAAAATGGCAAAATATCTGTAGATTTTTCCAAAATGCAGTGtgcatatttgctttttttttttttcccttattttgtgCTTGTGTGTTTAAAAGCCTATGACCCTGTTTCTGattgaatttaaattttcttactgATATTTCTCCTCTAGTAATCTTGGAATGGATGTCTGGGATTCTGATGAAGATGTAAATCCCCCACCTAATTCTATGGAAGAATCCAGGGATTGGCACCCAAATGAAGACTTTCATGggtaaaaataacataattttagataaacattttatgaaagttaAGAAACAAATTCCTTAATGGTGGTAGAgtagggaaaaaaacccacagaactgGGAATCAGGAAATTTGCATTCAActcttagctctgccacttataaATTGTATGTAATCTAGAGCAAGTGACATTAACGTTTTCAGGCTACtgttgtttaatttataaaataaagaaattggacCAGATCAGTTAGCTTTTCTTATGTTTAGTTCTAAGGACATATAAAACTAGTTTTATAAGACTGAAaaggttgggttttttgttttggttttttaatcaATTAAGTTTTGGAAATGCACATATCACCATGAACTTAGCTTAACCCGTAGAATTCCCAaagtaaaaatttattaaatgttatttaaccCAGCATTTCCCCAACGTATTTGAGCACAGaactctctttttccccccacagaaCAAGCATTAACATTATTCTCCAAACTATTTGGCAAATATTGAACTAGATAATCTCTGTGATCCCTTCAGAATCTAAAAAGCTATGATTCTAagtaataatttgtttattctatCAATATATCTGAAGCTTAAATCAAAGGTGTCATATGATACTAGAATTTCTTCTATTACACACACATGCGtatcacataaatatatactaGAATTTTTTCTGacttacacatatatatatatacacacatatatctttataaactgatgagacaatttaaaaattatcttgaaaccttttttctctatctttacaaaaaaaagtttttgcactCCTCTCTACTGGCATTTTTCTCTATAACCTAATCTCTGAATACacaatattgttttaaaccataaggaatatttagtatttatattaaaaaaaacaacaacaaaaaacaaatagtatgtaactattattttcaataaattgaGATTATCTACTATGAACTGAGTTAATACAAGTTAGAGTAGACATTCATGGGCTGTTcttccactttgtttttcttccagccTCAATCCTTACCTCAAAACATGAAGCATTTTGCCACCTGAACAGTTCTGATTTTTCACTCCCCCGGAGGAGGAATATTTAAGCAATGCTAGGCATTGTGTTAGACATTAGCAGGCATCATAGgatatgcataaaatatataagGGGGTACACAGAGCTCTTCAGCTTACCATGGCCTTTCATATCTGCTTTAACATAatctcattcactcatttaatctcTATGCCCATTCTTGGGAAGCATTTATCTTCACAAttcaaaataactattttgttCCTGTTCCTTATGAAAAATCCTTGTGAAAATCTCTCTTAGAAGTTAGTACCAGaaactgttgttttgtttttcagacaaTATGTGGGGTGGaggttattgttttatttttgtttagcttggcttttgtttgcttttatgaaacaaaagttagaaaattttgcttttctaacaAAGAGAAGTTTACTTTTATGAAACAAACAAGTTCTAAAGTTAGAACTTGTTGGCTAAAAAGCAAAGTGCTAACTTTATGGTCAATTATAGTATCTTATCCTGGGTTTTTAATAAgttatcttttttcattctaaATGCTATGGCTATCTATTCCTCTTTTTAACTCTATTTCAAGTTGATGtgttttttatgttataaaacagTTTAGCACAGTTacttagaaaactaaaaatggatttaacatgatccagcaattgcactcttgtacatttatcccagaaaaataaaaacttgttcACACAGAAACCTGACACGAATGCTCAGcgcaactttatttataatagtaaaaaaccggaaacagcccaaatgtaatatttatatgaaatattatataagatctaTTAATCCTTTTtagatgtaaaattatataaaaatcaacatgtttttatttcttctgatagGAAGTTAATACAATAATCCAGCGTGTCATCAGCGGTGTTTGTAAGGTTACTTCTTTAACCCATCAGATGAATTGTGGCAAAAGTTATCTGGTTATGTATGACAcattcctttaaatgaaaagatgatgTGAAATGTGTTGTTCACCagtttttaggaaaaagaaaaattctttttaacatgaacacacttttgttttgaaatttacaAGTTGATAGTTGCAGGGGAGAGTTTTGGGTTCATAAGCaaacacaaaggagaaaaatgaaaatgaggcacAACCCAGTTTAGGGGACATCACAGTAAATTTATGTCCTGATGAGTAAAAGGAGATTTTGCTAATAGCCTAAcatttattctgtatttattttttaaatcctaaggatttataccattttttccccctacaggTCTGGGAAAAGGTCCAGTCTTCTTAATGACCAGCACCCTGGAGATGATGGTGTGCTGATAAAAGATTACGATTATGTCAGCGATGAACCCGTGCAGAGGCGTGGGGAGTTTTATAAACACCGGTATAGTGACAGCGTGCCAGAGGAGAGACGCCTGAGAGACTGGGATTTTGATGACAAAGGACCAGGACCAAGATGTTCATTTTTTGGTGATCACCAGTGTTATGATCTCTCCCAAGAGGAAGTAGATTACAAGTTACCTGGAACAAGACGAAGAGCATTTCATGATCAGCAGCCTCACAGTGACTTCCATGAAGCAGACGCTGGAGACGATTTTGATTTTGTTAGCAAAGTTTGCAGAAAAAGGAGACATTCTGTTCAGAATCATCAGGCCTATGATACTTTTTGTGAACAATTTCCATCTCAagattttgattttgttaatagAAGTCAGGGACAAAAACAACGATCTTTCCATAACCGCCATGAGTACCAGGACCAGTTGCCTAGACGAGGTTTTAATTACCTCAGTAGAGGTGGTTTTCAAAGGCAAAAACCTTTCCATCGTCCCTATTCTCATGATGAAATgaatttggaagattttgagtATACTGATGAAGTATCAGAGCACACATTGGGACCTTTACATGACCATTCCAACAGTGATTTCTCAGAGAAAATGCCATTGAAAAGATGTGTTAATAGAGATTTTGAACAAAGACTACCATCCTTTCCaaagtttcaaaaacaaatgCAGTTAAGAGATTTTGATTTCAACAGTGGAACTGGACCAAAGCAAGTATCTTACTGTTACTTCCCACCTAGGGAACCACAAGAACAGATTCTGGTGGAAGACTTGGACTTTAAACAGGAAGCTTCCTTACCGAAACCTAGATCTTTTCAGGACCACACACTTCATAACATAAATCCTGATTGGTATTTAGATGAGTCCTTTTGGAAAGAACTGTAGTTGAGTCCAACAAAACAGTCTTTTTTCAAATTAGGGTATTTgaataaacattcaaaaatggTATAAATTATCACCCAAAACTAAAATGCAGATTTGTTTTTGTATAGATTCAAGGTATAATCAAGATTTATTTTGATTGCTATGAAttagaaattttccttttaagttaTTCCCCAGGATTGAAGTAAATACAACAAATTAGATTTAAATGGTTTAATTCTTGACCATAAGCTAGAAGtaaaaaatatcagaaacagCTTTTTCACAGAAATGCCACTATTTTTagacaagtatttaaaaaaaaaaatatacctcTTAGATGTgctacagaattattttttaatatacacaACTTGTAGTCCTCTTCTCTGTCATTCAGCACTTTCTCATCTGTGCCGTTAGATAGATGGGAGCATCAGGAGAGCAGTGGCCCCAGTGAGACTGAAGTACAAAGCAAGGAGAAGGGTGAAGCATGACATCCTGAAGGGAAACAAGACGAGGAAGAAAGGATACTTTAAAGGGTGGGGGGGA includes:
- the LOC109443880 gene encoding uncharacterized protein LOC109443880, coding for MVKKNSIPYGWRTVTPIGHPLPGTRFIAFKVPLKGAVNQRLTPTQKFTPKDLVSAIKALNVELGLIIDLTYTTRYYEVKDLPKSVHYKKLYTVGLEVPDNTTILQFKKCVRKFLWENAENDKLIGVHCTNGINRTGYLICRYLIDVEGWDPDTAIQAFGEARGHQIDGCVYLADLKTQPMRSNLGMDVWDSDEDVNPPPNSMEESRDWHPNEDFHGSGKRSSLLNDQHPGDDGVLIKDYDYVSDEPVQRRGEFYKHRYSDSVPEERRLRDWDFDDKGPGPRCSFFGDHQCYDLSQEEVDYKLPGTRRRAFHDQQPHSDFHEADAGDDFDFVSKVCRKRRHSVQNHQAYDTFCEQFPSQDFDFVNRSQGQKQRSFHNRHEYQDQLPRRGFNYLSRGGFQRQKPFHRPYSHDEMNLEDFEYTDEVSEHTLGPLHDHSNSDFSEKMPLKRCVNRDFEQRLPSFPKFQKQMQLRDFDFNSGTGPKKYGTDNHRSRSQRLVHPEDSRRIIHPSDEFHYRRQSRFTAYSSRGLSPSCVFQEDGSVDYYRGKNSRDREQHKRSYF